Below is a genomic region from Actinomadura sp. NAK00032.
CGCGCAGCGCAGTGACGAGCTGGTCAGCCTGCCGGGACAGCGCGCCCGCCACCCCGCCGAGCCGGCGGTACGCGTCGAACGTGGCGACCTTCCCGCGCCCGGCAGCGAAATACAGCTCCTGCAGCAGATAGGCCAACAGCGGCAGTGCATCGGCCGTCCCGGTGTCCTCGACGATCCTGGTGACCAGGCCAGGCTCGAACCGCAGCCCGGCCAGCGCGCCGGGTGCCTCAACCACCGTCACGAGTTCGGCCCGCGTCAACGCGCCGAGTGCTATGGGGCGAGCGAACAGTGCGGCATGGCCGGTCTCCAGGAAGGAGCGCAGGAACTCGATGCGGACCGTCGCCACCACCCACAACCTGGAATCGGCGCGCAACGCCGCCGACAGCGCCGACAGGAACAGGTCCCGCTGGTCGGATCCAGCAAGCGTGAACAGCTCCTCCAACTGGTCGACGGTGATGAGGACGCGGGCATCGCGCCGCCCGGACCGTCGCCGCGCCTGTGCGACCAGTTCGGCCAGCGCAGACGGCGACCCTCGCAACCGTTCTGCGTCCCGAGCGCTGCCGAACGTCGTCGCCAACGCAGCCATCGGATCGGACCCCGGCGTCAGTACCGGCTGCACCAGCCAGCGGCGCCCGCGCAACCTGGGGATCAGGCCCGCCTGCACCATCGAGGACTTGCCGCTCCCCGAAGCCCCGGCGATGACCACGAACCGCTCGCCATCGTGCTGGTACAGCTGTCGGAGCAGCGTGCTCACCGGCTCATCTCGTCCGAAGAACACCGCTGCCTCGTCCTCGGCGAACGCCTCCAGCCCCGGATACGGAGTGCGACCCGGATCCCACTCACGCTCCGGCGCTCGCGGCGGATTCTCCAGCCGTGCCGACACCGCCGTCAGGACGATCAACGCCACGATCAGCACGCCGAGCCCGGGAACGGCGATCTTGCGCAGCAGGTCCAGCGGCAGCGGCGCGTCGTCGCCCCCGGTCGCGTAGTTCGTCAGGATGCCCAGAAGGGCGAGCACGACCACGAGCAGGACGTTTAACGCGATGTTCAGGCGGGGCCTCATTGGCCGCACCACCGGCATGCGCCGCCCATCCCGCTACCCACGCGACCCCACCCCATCCCGGACACGGCCCTGATCTTCTTCAATAATCGAGCGGGACGCCATTGCCGCAAGGGGAAGGCGATGCTGAATGTCCGACCCGAACGACTGTGGTCCTGGACGCCCGGGTGAGCGCCGCACGGAGTCCGACCAGGTCAGCCGTGCGCACTCGCCAACTCGACGCACTCGCCGCCATTGCTGTGGGTTCGGCTTGCCTTTCGCCGTGTGAGGTTTTCGAGAGGCATGAGGCCAGTGTCGGACGCGCGGCTGAACTTGCCAGCGGGCGTGTCTGCTCGGCTGAGGCTGCCTCTGGGCGAGACGGCCGGGCGCGGGGTCTTGCCTGTGGGGTCGGTGGGGTGCGGCTGGTCGTCCGGGTCGAGGGGACGGGACGACTCGCCGCTGCTCGGCGGTCAGGGGCGGCGCGGGGGCGGGTGGTTAGTGTGTGTCGGTGGCGGATTGGAGGGCTGTGCGCAGGGCTGCGTGGGTCAGCAGGAGGACGGGGCCGTGCGGGTCTTTGCTGTCCCGTACCGCCACCACCGTGCTAGCCGCGTCCGCTAGTTCGACGCAGTCGCCGCCGTTGGAGCCGCTGTGGCTGCTCTTGCGCCATGTGGCGTTCTTCAGGTCCATTTTTCTCGGGCCACCTTTCTTATGAGTTCACGTGACATTTCTTCTGTCAGTGCCCGTGAACGTAGGCTGACCAAGGTTCGTGCAACGACGGACAGGTCTGCGGGGTCGTCCGTCGTGAGGGGACGGACGGCTGTCTCGATGTAGGCGACTTCGCTCCGGTCTGCCATCGTCGCGACCACGAATGCGCCCATGTTGCCGTCATGTTCGCCGCTTCCCAACACTACTTGAACCGTGATGTTGGGCAACATGCTCGTCTCGACCAGGTGCTCCAGTTGCTCCCTCATTGTCTCTGGGGTGCCGACCTGGCGGGAGAGCGCCTGCTCGTCGATCAGGATCACGTAGATCGGCGGGGCGGAGCCGTCCTCCCGCGGGTCCTTGAGGATCTTCTGGCGCTCGATCCGGGCGTCTGCAGCCTCCTGATTGCCGTGCAGGATTGCGAGTGCGTAGGCGGGGGTCTGGACCAGGCCGGGAATGACCGAGTGCTGGTAGGTGACCAGCATCGCGGCGTCGGCTTCGCTCTTCGGCCAGTCGAACCAGATCGGGACGGGGTGGCCGTCCTTGTTGAGGTCCTCCCAGAGGTTGATGAGGGCGCCGCCTGCTTCCAGGTGTTCGTCCACGAATTCCACGAATGAGCGGGTGGCGCGCTTCTTGCCGTTCTCGATCTTGCTGACCTGCGGGCCGCTGACCTGCGTAAGGTGGGCGATGGTCTCCTGCTTCACGCCTTTCGCCTCGCGCAGTCGGCGCATCTGCCGGCCGAAGGCTATGAGAGCGGGGGACTCGCTGGGGCGACGCTGGCGACGTGGGGACATGTCAGCTGCCTCTCGTTGGCATCTGCCCTTGGGGGAGATGATCTTCCTTTGTCTGCCACCTTCCGGCGGCAACCACACCGTAGCCGAAAAGTGCCTCACTGTGTTGCTTGCATCACACAAGGTGAGGAGATGTTCATGGGCGAGGCGCCCCAGAACGAGATGGTGGTGAAGCGCGACCCTAAGGTCGTCGCGGAGGTCCGGCAGTTCGTGCGGCTGGTCACCGGCGAGTACGGGATGGACGACTTCGTGCCGTGCCTGGTGGCCAGCGAGCTGGTCACGAACGCCCTCCAGCACGCGACGTCCGACAGGGATGAGGACGTGATCCTGCGGTTGAGTCGTACCGAGGACGACGCGCTGTGGATGGAGGTCCAGGACGCCGCCTGCGGTCTCCCGCAGATGCTGGCGGCCGACACCTCCAACGAGACGGGACGGGGGCTGTTCATCGTCGACCAGTACGCCCGCTGCTGGGGCATCCGCGCCCTGGCCGACGACGCCGGCAAGGTCGTCTTCGCGGTCATCGACGCGACGTGAACTGTTGCGGCATGGCAGCCGAGGCGCCAGCGAGGTTCGGCGTGGTCCCCGAGGCGCCGCTCGCTGCCGAACCGCCCTCGACCCGGCGAACCCGGCTCGGGCTGCGACGAGCCCCGAATCGGCGATCGCTCGACTTCTGAATGCCTACGGGCAGGAGTCTCGAGAGGTGCGGAACCCCCTCGACCGATGGACTCGGCGAGCGGCATCGGCGGTGTGCAGTGCGAGGTGTTCCTGCAGGTTCTAGGCCGCGACAACCTCTGACCTGCCTGCTGATGTCTTTAAGTAACAACACGCCACGCCGATGCTTAAAGTGGCCAGACTGGCGGGTGCTGGGAGAGGGTGGGCGCAGACGGTTGAACCGTCTGTTGGCGAGCCCCCCGTAGAGAGGAGTCCTGCAAGGTCCCGATTCAGGTTGATCAGGAGAGCACCCTGTATGGACGGACTAGAGCTTCACAACGACGGGGTCGCTGAGCGACTCGCTCTGGAACTGGACGGGCAGCAGGCTTGTCGGAAGCCCGTGGCTGGGAGCCCGGGTGCCATGTGACGCCTCTCCTGCCGGTGCCTTCAATGCGTCAGCGCGGACGGAGGAGTGGGTGCCTTTCTGGAACGCAAGGGGCGCTCTTCACCGTCCACAACCCTGTGGACAGCAGGGCGAACGTTCCAGGGTCCGACCACCGGCGGTAGAAGCAGCCCCGTCGGGAAAGACCGCTGCCTCGAAGCGGTCAGTGGTGGCGGCGGTTAGCGCTGAGCGCTGGTCACGTAGGGCCCGACGACGGCCCTTCCTCTGCGCGTCCGCAAGCTAGTCGTGCTGTTGAGCGTGCATAAGTGGCCGTGTCCTGAGGTCTCTCGCGGGACCGCGCTCGAAGCAGGGCAAGAAATGGAAAACGCAAGCGTTATCGCTGCGGACCGGGCGCGGTCCACAGCAGGCGGACGGGATCGAGCGCGATCCCGGGTCAGGAGGCTGATGGTCGAAGACGGCAGTGCCGAGTCTGCGTTGAGCTTGGCGAAGGGGCGCAACCGCCGGCCCCGTAGCGGGTCGAAGCGAAGGCGGGTGTTGTACATCCTGCTCTCGGACGATGAACACGCAGCGGTGTCGAGGGCCGCCGAGCGGGAGCACCTCGCGACCGCGGCGTGGGCGGCGCTGATGCTACTGGCTGCGGCGAGCGGGACGCCGCGAGTAGAACACAACCAGGTGCGCGAGGTATTGAAGGCCGTCATGCAGGCGCGTGGCCAGGCGCAGCGGATCGGCGTCAATCTCAACCAGGCCGTCGCCGCACTGAACTCGGGAGAGGTGTCGTCGACGATCCAGTGGTACGCACGTGCCGCAGCGCAGACGGTTCGCAAGCTGGATGAACTGGCCGACGACTTGAGAAAGCGGCTGCCGTGACAGCGCATGCCACGGCCCCTGAACTCTCGGCGCCGAGCGTCACAGGGTGATCGGGAAGGTTTTGCGCGGTGTCCGGGTCCAGGGGCTGCTGCGGTACCTCTATGGCCCGGGCGCCCACGGCGAGCATCGTGATCCGCACATAGTGGCGGCTTTCGGGGACGCGGCCGACTTGGAACCGACAGTGCGTCCCGACGGCAGCCGCGACTTTCGCCATTTGGAGGGTGTACTGGCCCAGCCGCTGGCGCTGCTCGGTGAGCGAAACTACCGCAAGCCTGTCTGGCATTGCGCCGTACGGGCCGCTCCCGAGGACCCGGTTCTGGCGGATGAGCAGTGGGCGCAGATCGCCGCCGAAATCATGCAACAGACCGGCCTGGTTCCGGTGGGGGACGTTGACGCCGTCCGCTGGATCGCCGTCCGGCATGCTGACGACCACGTCCACATCGTGGCCACGCTGGCGCGTCCGGACGGCGTCCGCCCGGAGGTGTGGAACGACGGGTACCGGGTCCGGGACGCCTGCCGGGCAGTGGAGGAGCGGTTCGGCCTGCGGCCCACGGTGCCGGCGGACCGCACCGCCGCCCGCCGCCCCAAACGCGGCGAAAACGAGAAGGCCGTCCGCCGTGGCCAGCCGCTGCCGTCCCGTACCCTCCTGCGTCGCAAAGTCCAGACCGCGGCCGCCGGCGCCGGCAGCGAAAGGGAGTTCTTCGAACGCCTCCAGGCCGACGGTGTCCTCGTCCGGCGGCGGTTCAGTCAGCGGATGGTCGGCGAACTGACCGGATATGCCGTGGCTGCGCCCGGTGATGTCAACGTGGACGGGCAGCCGGTTTGGTACGGGGGCGGCAAGCTTGCCGCCGACCTCACGCTGCCAAAACTTCGCCTTCGCTGGACGAGTGCTGACGGCGCAGTCCGCACCCCGTCCGTCGTCCGTCCGCTGGACGGACGGCATCTGTCCGCGCGGACGAAGCGGGCTGTGCTTCGGACGGCCGTCCGCCGCGCTGTGGACGAAGCTCGGACGACCACCGAATTCCTCGACCAACTTCAGGATTGCGGTCTGCTGCTCAAGGTTCGCTACAGCCAGCACGTCTTTGGGCAGGTCACCGGCTATGCCGTCGCACTCCCCACCGAACCCGGCGATGGAGAACCGGCTTGGTACCCGGGAAGCCGTCTTGCCGACGACCTGTCGCTCACCCGCCTCCAACAACGGTGGACATCACCGACCACAGGCCATGTGCCATCCAACGACCACAGCGACCTGACCGCTGAGGAGCGACAGGCGTTCTACGACGACGCGGCCCGCGCCGCCACCTACGCCACCGCCCAGGTCCGTCGCCATCTCGCCACGAACCCGCACGCAGCCCAAGACGCCTGCTGGGCCGCCTCCGATGCCCTCCACACCGCTGCCCAGGCCACCGGCAACCACCATCTCCGTCGCGCCGCCGACACCTACGACCGCGCCGCGCGCGCACCCTACGGCCGCATTCCGCGGCCCACCCCGGCTGGCAACGCCCTGCGCACTGCCGCCCGGCTATTCGCGCTCACCGGCTCGATGCAGAACCAGCAGAACCAAGCGACGGCGTCGGTCATGGTGCTTGTCGCCAGCCTCATCACGCTGCTCGACACCATCGCCGAGCTACGCCAACTCCAGGGCCGTCAGGCACAAGCCGACGCCACCCGGAAGGCCGCCGCGCAAGTTCGCGGAGCGGGACCCGCCGACCCCGCAGATACGTCACAACCGACCGCACAGGCGGCCATGTCCTCGCAAGCACGCCTGGCCATGGCCGCCTTCCCCAACCCGTGGGCTCCTCTATCACCGACGACCGTCGGCAGACACGCACCGCCTAGCGCTTCACCGTCACTCCGGTCAAGCCGACAGCGCCGGTGACAATCCGCCACGACGAAGGCCTCACCCATCACCACGTACCAAGACACGGAGGCATCCGAATGCAGACCATGCGACAAGAAGACCTCGACACACTCCCCACGGTCGTCAGCATCATGACCGCAGCCCGCGCCCTGAGATTGTCCCGGACATACGCCTACGAACTGGCGAAACGCGGCGACTTCCCATGCCGCATCATCCGAGTCGGCACCGCCTACCGGGTGCCGACCGCGGAACTCCGCAAGCTGCTCGGCGTGACGTAGTCCGACGGGGAGCCGGCCTCATCGATTCGCAGCGACCCGGATAGCGGTGGCATGTCCTGGAAGGACGCTCGCCCCGGGATGGCGATGAAGCTCGGCATCCCGGGGACGGGGCGCTGATCTCGGTGTTACTGCAAGGCACTCCTTGCAAAGATCTACCCACCTGTAGTTGACTCTCCGTGAGTGAGTGATGGCAGATCGAAGGTCTGCGATGAGCTCCCCAAGCGCCCGCAAGAGCGCCTTGAACAGCTGGCTGATGAACCAACTGGCCGAAGGCCAACTGGACTCCGAGGCCTCAAACCGCTACCTCCTGCGCGTGTCTCGGAGCCTCTCGCCACCCTCGCCCGTGAGGTCATCGGGGGCCTTGCCGCCGTCCGGCGGGAAGCGTTCCGCGAAGCCCGTGCCGACGGCCTCACGCTCACGGAGATCGCCGACGAACTCGGCGTGAGTGTTCAAGCGGTGTCCCAGGTGCTGAGAAGACGGCCTCACGACTAGAGCGGTGTCCGTCAAGCCGTCTCACACCTCCGATACCACGGAAGCAAGCGCTCCTGGAGGAGAAGACATGCGAGGCACGACCTACAAACGCTGCGGCTGCCGCAATCTCGAAACCGGCGAAAAGTACCCCACGGGCAAGTGCCCGAAGCTGGTCAACCGGAACCACGGCGCATGGTGGGCGCGTTACGACGCGCCCGCAGGAAGCAGCGGCCGACGAAGACAACCGACCGTCGGCCCGTTCAAGACCAGGAAGGCCGCACAGCAGGCACTCATGGAAGAGCTCGGGAAGTCCGAAATCCATGGACGGCAGCTCGATCGAAACCTGAAGACGGGCGCATACCTGGAGAAAATCTGGCTTCCGGCCAAGAAGGAGAGCCTGTCAAGCTCGACATTCGCGGACTATGCGGAGATCGTCCAGCTCTACCTGGTGCCCGGCTTGGGGCACCTCAAGCTGGTCGACCTGAGGGACAAGCACGTGATCGACCTGTATGAGGCGATCCTGCAGATCAACCGCCCGCTTCCAGAGGGAGACAAGCCCAGTGAGCTGCTCAGACGCCTCCTTGAAGTCCGGGCGTACTCGACGAGACCGCTGAAGGTCGGTGAGGCTCCACGCCGCAAACAGACCAAACCTATCTCCCCGACACGGGTGAAGAAGATCCATGCGGTCCTGCTCTCCGCTCTGAACTGGGCGGTGAAGTCCAAGCGCCTGAGGGAGAACCCGATCGCGCACGTAGAACCACCTCGCGTCAAAGGAAGGCGGGTGAAGCCGCTCGTCTGGACGGCCGAACGTGTCGAACGGTGGCAGGAGACTGGGAAGGTGCTTGGGCCGGTGATGGTCTGGACACCCGCCCAGACGGGAGCCTTCCTCGACTTCATCGCGGACGAGCGGTTGTATGCCCTCTTCCATCTGGTCGCCTTCCGCGGGCTGCGTCGTGCCGAGGTCGCGGGGCTGGCGTGGGCGGACACCGATCTGCAGGGCGCGGGCACGCTGACTGTCCGCGAGACGAGCCCTGATTCCGAGACCCAGGCGGACGAGTACGACGACACCAAGTCCGAGGCCGGTGAGCGCACCGTGGCGCTGGACGAGGCGACCATCGCGGTTCTGCTGGACTGGAGGACCCGTCAGGAACGTGAAAGGTCCGTCGCCGGCCCCGAAGTATGGGTGGACTCCGGACGGGTCTTCACCCGTGAGGACGGAACCCGGCTGCGTCCGCAGTGGATCTCCACACGGTTCGAGGACCTGATCAGGAAGTACGGACTCGTCCAGCACAGGCACTCCGAAGAGGGCTGGTCCGTCGACAGGATCTCCCGTCACCACCGAACCTCCGTGCGCGCCGTCCAGGTGGTGATCGGAGGTGAGCCTCTGCCGCCGATTCGCTTCCACGATCTACGGCACGGAGCGGCGACGCTCGCCCTGCTGGGCAACGTCAACATGAAAGTGATCAGCGAGACGCTCGGCCATGCCCGGCACTCGTTCACCGCCGACACCTACACCTCGGTGCTTCCAGAGGTGTCCCGGGCGGCGGCAGAGGCCGTGGCTGCGGTCGTACCGCGCCGACCTCAGCCGGAGACACCTGCTGCAGCCGCCAACGTGATCTCATTCGCGGACCGCCGCAACAGGCGCGGCAAACACGCAGGGTAACCAAGCCCGAGAGCGGCGGCACCCGGCCTCAGACGGGCACAAGCGCACTCCGCCGACGTCCCGTGCACACCATGTGCACACCGGGCGCGGAAAAACGGACATCCCGGAAAGCGACAGGGACTTCGTCCGGATCGAGATCTTGGACGAAGTCCCTGGTCAGAGAGGCGGAGGATCGGGGATTTGAACCCCGGATGGGCGTGAACCCAAACCGCATTAGCAGTGCGGCGCCATAGACCGGACTAGGCGAATCCTCCAGGAGCCCTCGGGCTCAGGACAGGCTACCGGTTCGGCGAGCCAACCGGCAAAGCCTGCGTCCCGTGGCTCCAGCAGCATAATGCGTGACGGCCGCGGACGTGCCGCTCCCGGGGCCGCGGGAGCGAGGCGTCGGCAGGGTTACCCCAGGCGGAACCCGTTGAAGCCGCAGGCCTCGGCCAGGTCGTTGCCGTGCCGCTGCATGGCGGCGGTGTCGGGCCGGCCGATGGACGAGGTGTTGCCGGAGCTCAGCTTCCGCAGCATCTCGGCCGTCTTGTCGAGGTCGCCCGCGAACGCGGTCGCGGCGGTTTCGACGTCGCCGCCGGCGCTCTGGCCCTCCGAGCGGACCTTGGCGGCCGTGTCCGAGAACTTCTGGGCGGTCGAGGACGCGCCGCTCGGCGAGGTCATGGACATGCCACCGGTGGAGAAGCTCCGCAGCTCCGACTCGATGTTCTTGCAGGCGGTCGTCTTCTTCCCGCCGGCGATGGCGTCGATGGCGCCGCATCCCGTAGAGCCGAGCATCAGGCCACCGACGGCGAGGGCGCCGACCAGCTTGGTGGCGGACATGCGCATGGGGTTTCTCCTTCAGGGGGTTGGGCTTCGGGCGGGAACGGGGACATCCCAGGTCACTCCCGCCTCGATCACCCCTTTGGCGTATCACCGCCACGATGGGTTCCGTGACTCAAGTCACAGATCCGTGACCTCTCATCCACCAACCGATTCGCGGACAGGTCCGTGGAGCCGGTACAGTTGGGATGCGTCAGGCACCCGTAGCTCAACGGATAGAGCATCTGACTACGGATCAGAAGGTTAGGGGTTCGAATCCCTTCGGGTGCGCCCAGGTCAAAGCCCCCTTGCGATCTTCCGCAAGGGGGCTTTGCTAACGGTCTTGCTAACAGGGCATCTGATCTAGGCGGCGTTCTCCACACGCTTGGCGAAGATCTCGGCCGCCTCCACGAGCTGCTCATTGATGACGTGTGCGTAGACCCGGAGCGTGATGGACGGGTCAGCGTGCCCGAGCCGCGCGGCCACCACGTGGACGGGGACGCCCGCCAGGAGGAGGGTCGTCGCGTGGATGTGGCGGAGGTCGTGAAGTCGCGCGTGCGGGAGCAGTTCGGCCGGTGACGTCCCGTCCTTGGGTGCGTTGTGGAGCTTGGTCAGGGACGCACCCGGCAGTCCCCCTGCCAGGCGGCGACCGCTTACTCTCCGCCCCCGACGTCCGCCAACTACGCGACGAGATCACCAACGCCAGGGCACACGCATGGCACCCGAGGTGAACCCCACCGACCACCACCCGCACCACCATGCAATGCCCCGCGAGCTGCCTGGGCGTCCACACAGTCGGAGACTTGGTCAACCTCCTGGCGACCACGACCCGCGCCGTCCTACCGGAGACCTACTCCAGCACCCGCCCCGACCCCGACGAGCCCGAGGAGCACACCACACGCTGCCTGCTCTCATGCCTGAACCTGTCAACCAGGGCAGCCAACGCCCTGTGCTGCAACAGCCCCCAGACCCCGGACGATCGGCGACCTGGTCCGCATAATCCGCAGCGGCCAACTCCCACACGTCCGCAACATCGGCCGCCGCACCCTCACCGAGATCCACACCGCCTGAGCTTCCCCCCATTTCACGGACACCCGATCTGAGTTGAGCTTGAGATCTTGGTGATGTCAGGGCGCAATGGGGTGGTTAGCGAGGTGCCGCGAGTACGTCCCGCAGTACGTGCGCGAGCGTGACGCGGGCCAGCTCGTGTCTCACGGTATCCTCGATGCCCTCGTAGATGCTCTGCATTGCCGGCTGGATGCCGTGACCCACCACACATCCCTGGTCCGGGGTGGTGCGGTGCATTGCGAACAGCGGCCCGGGTTCCACTGCCTCGTACACGTCGAGCAGGGTCATCGACTCCAGCTCGCGTGCCAGCGACCAGCCCGCGCCCACGCCCCGCCGGGACTCCACGAGCCCGGCCCTGCGCAGCTCGCCGAGCAGTCGTCTGATCACCACGGGGTTGGTGTTCGCGCTGGTCGCGATCTGCTCTGAGGTGGCGACCTCATGGCCCTGGCGCTGGTAGAGGCCGATCCAGGCCAGCGCGTGGGCGGCGATGGTCAGCCTGCTGTTGGCGCTCATGGGCTCCTCCTCTCGGCCACAACGCTTCATGTTACGGCAGTCGTAACAGGGAAGGTTGCAACGGGTTGTCGTAACAATTAATGTTGCGACTGTCGGAAAGGGATCAATCAACGAGGTGAGAAGAATGAGCAGGCCACTCACGGGCAAGGTCGCCCTGGTCACCGGGGGATCGCGCGGACTGGGAGCCGCGACCGTACGGCTGCTGGCCGAGCAGGGCGCCGACGTCGCCTTCACCTACGTCAGCTCCGAGAAGCAGGCGCAGGCCGTCGTCGACGAGGTGCACGGCAAGGGAGCGAAGGCCGTCGCCTTCAAGTCCGACCAGGCGGACACGAGCCGGGCGCCGGCGCTGATCAACGACGTGGTCGCGCACTTCGGCGGCCTGGACATCCTCGTCAACAACGCGGCGATCTCGGTGGAGCAGGGCCGCACGGTGGACGACCCGGACGCCGACACCGCCGCACTGGACCGGATGCACGCCACCAACTACCTCGGCGTGATCGCCGTCATCCGGGCCGCCTCCCGAGTGCTGCGCACGGGCGGCCGCATCATCACGGTGAGTTCCGGACTGGGCTCCCGGGTCGGCGTCCCGGGCGTTGCCGACTACTCGGCGACCAAGTCAGGCATCGAGAGGTACACCATGGGGGTCGCACGGGACCTCGGGCCCCGCGACATCACGGCCAACGTCGTGGAAGCCGGGCTGATGGACAGCGGCATGCAACCGCCGGACCCCGACACCCTCAAGGCCCTGCTCAGCTCGCTGTCCCTGCAACGCATGGGGCACCCCGACGAAATCGCCGCGGCGATCGCCTTCCTGGCGAGCCC
It encodes:
- a CDS encoding DUF397 domain-containing protein: MDLKNATWRKSSHSGSNGGDCVELADAASTVVAVRDSKDPHGPVLLLTHAALRTALQSATDTH
- a CDS encoding helix-turn-helix transcriptional regulator gives rise to the protein MSPRRQRRPSESPALIAFGRQMRRLREAKGVKQETIAHLTQVSGPQVSKIENGKKRATRSFVEFVDEHLEAGGALINLWEDLNKDGHPVPIWFDWPKSEADAAMLVTYQHSVIPGLVQTPAYALAILHGNQEAADARIERQKILKDPREDGSAPPIYVILIDEQALSRQVGTPETMREQLEHLVETSMLPNITVQVVLGSGEHDGNMGAFVVATMADRSEVAYIETAVRPLTTDDPADLSVVARTLVSLRSRALTEEMSRELIRKVAREKWT
- a CDS encoding SDR family NAD(P)-dependent oxidoreductase, which translates into the protein MSRPLTGKVALVTGGSRGLGAATVRLLAEQGADVAFTYVSSEKQAQAVVDEVHGKGAKAVAFKSDQADTSRAPALINDVVAHFGGLDILVNNAAISVEQGRTVDDPDADTAALDRMHATNYLGVIAVIRAASRVLRTGGRIITVSSGLGSRVGVPGVADYSATKSGIERYTMGVARDLGPRDITANVVEAGLMDSGMQPPDPDTLKALLSSLSLQRMGHPDEIAAAIAFLASPAASYVTGAVLDAHGGYNA
- a CDS encoding Rrf2 family transcriptional regulator, with the protein product MSANSRLTIAAHALAWIGLYQRQGHEVATSEQIATSANTNPVVIRRLLGELRRAGLVESRRGVGAGWSLARELESMTLLDVYEAVEPGPLFAMHRTTPDQGCVVGHGIQPAMQSIYEGIEDTVRHELARVTLAHVLRDVLAAPR
- a CDS encoding helix-turn-helix domain-containing protein, whose protein sequence is MRQEDLDTLPTVVSIMTAARALRLSRTYAYELAKRGDFPCRIIRVGTAYRVPTAELRKLLGVT
- a CDS encoding ATP-binding protein, encoding MGEAPQNEMVVKRDPKVVAEVRQFVRLVTGEYGMDDFVPCLVASELVTNALQHATSDRDEDVILRLSRTEDDALWMEVQDAACGLPQMLAADTSNETGRGLFIVDQYARCWGIRALADDAGKVVFAVIDAT
- a CDS encoding sigma factor-like helix-turn-helix DNA-binding protein; amino-acid sequence: MSDGRSKVCDELPKRPQERLEQLADEPTGRRPTGLRGLKPLPPARVSEPLATLAREVIGGLAAVRREAFREARADGLTLTEIADELGVSVQAVSQVLRRRPHD
- a CDS encoding tyrosine-type recombinase/integrase: MRGTTYKRCGCRNLETGEKYPTGKCPKLVNRNHGAWWARYDAPAGSSGRRRQPTVGPFKTRKAAQQALMEELGKSEIHGRQLDRNLKTGAYLEKIWLPAKKESLSSSTFADYAEIVQLYLVPGLGHLKLVDLRDKHVIDLYEAILQINRPLPEGDKPSELLRRLLEVRAYSTRPLKVGEAPRRKQTKPISPTRVKKIHAVLLSALNWAVKSKRLRENPIAHVEPPRVKGRRVKPLVWTAERVERWQETGKVLGPVMVWTPAQTGAFLDFIADERLYALFHLVAFRGLRRAEVAGLAWADTDLQGAGTLTVRETSPDSETQADEYDDTKSEAGERTVALDEATIAVLLDWRTRQERERSVAGPEVWVDSGRVFTREDGTRLRPQWISTRFEDLIRKYGLVQHRHSEEGWSVDRISRHHRTSVRAVQVVIGGEPLPPIRFHDLRHGAATLALLGNVNMKVISETLGHARHSFTADTYTSVLPEVSRAAAEAVAAVVPRRPQPETPAAAANVISFADRRNRRGKHAG